One stretch of Bordetella avium DNA includes these proteins:
- a CDS encoding FAD binding domain-containing protein: MKAAKFDYQNPGQLSAALQALSAAEGVQGPIKVMGGSQSMGPMLNLRLTRPKKVVDVSHLPELRGVQVQNGNIRIGAAVTHAEIEDGVHEALRGSMLQYVAGGIAYRAVRNRGTIAGSLAHADPAADWVLTLSALAADIELRSASGTRTLAMDSFMLGAYTTEVQEGEIITAITVPQLDASARWGYYKFCRKTGEFAEASCACVFDPKRRRARIMVGALDGAPQPLPELARLVASTAKLPDRETIAAALAKLGDDPVKQQMQLAVVTRCLQQALMTPEVMIGEEEQPA; this comes from the coding sequence GTGAAAGCCGCCAAATTCGACTATCAGAATCCGGGACAGCTGAGCGCTGCACTGCAAGCCCTCTCGGCTGCTGAGGGCGTTCAAGGCCCGATCAAAGTCATGGGTGGAAGCCAGTCCATGGGGCCCATGCTGAATCTGCGCCTCACGCGACCCAAGAAAGTGGTCGATGTCTCGCATTTGCCCGAGCTGCGCGGCGTTCAAGTGCAGAACGGCAATATCCGGATAGGCGCGGCTGTCACCCATGCCGAAATCGAGGACGGCGTGCATGAGGCCCTGCGCGGCTCGATGCTGCAATACGTGGCCGGCGGCATCGCCTACCGTGCCGTGCGCAATCGCGGCACCATCGCCGGCAGCCTAGCCCATGCCGATCCTGCGGCAGACTGGGTGCTGACGCTGTCGGCGCTGGCCGCCGATATCGAACTGCGCTCGGCCAGCGGCACGCGCACCCTAGCCATGGATTCCTTCATGCTCGGGGCCTACACGACTGAGGTCCAGGAGGGAGAAATCATTACCGCCATCACGGTGCCGCAACTCGATGCGAGCGCACGTTGGGGCTATTACAAGTTCTGCCGCAAAACCGGCGAATTCGCAGAAGCGAGCTGCGCCTGCGTGTTCGATCCCAAGCGTAGGCGTGCACGCATCATGGTCGGCGCGCTCGATGGCGCGCCGCAGCCGCTACCGGAGCTGGCAAGGCTCGTGGCCTCCACGGCCAAGCTGCCGGATCGCGAAACGATCGCGGCCGCCTTGGCCAAACTTGGCGACGACCCCGTCAAACAACAGATGCAACTGGCAGTCGTAACACGCTGCCTGCAACAAGCCTTGATGACCCCAGAAGTCATGATCGGCGAAGAGGAGCAGCCCGCATGA
- a CDS encoding xanthine dehydrogenase family Fe-S subunit, giving the protein MSVVSINLNGIKLRRDVQDRTHLGDFIREEGRQTGTHLGCEHGVCGACTVLVDGVPVRSCISFAPACEGKSVTSVEGYQDDPIMALLRPAFSKHHGLQCGYCTPGMLTTARDIVLRFPYADEAKVRLELSGSLCRCTGYKGIVAAILDVLEQCRSAPAAIAELRAAAAKGRQCWPAQAAAPAAFAPFSPEDVGAASQSADADNNARSDGAAFSALGAKVEGDTVIEGGFTVNYPADQVWKFMADLPAVASCLPGAQLTDHEKQANGGERVKGHVGIKFGPMSAAFNGSAKLQRDEANRAAVLKGAGTDSLSQSRATGNIAFIVQALDESKTRVSVNLGFSLQGPLAQFSRSGLVKDFVGRLIQEFGKNVGLRMDPNRSSDDPLPVAKLNAFSLAWSVLIGRIKRLFSRS; this is encoded by the coding sequence ATGAGCGTCGTAAGCATCAATTTGAATGGCATCAAACTGCGCCGCGACGTGCAGGATCGCACTCACCTGGGTGACTTTATCCGCGAAGAAGGCCGCCAAACCGGCACCCATCTGGGCTGCGAGCACGGTGTTTGCGGCGCTTGCACGGTACTGGTCGACGGCGTGCCGGTGCGCTCCTGCATTTCCTTTGCGCCGGCATGCGAGGGCAAGTCCGTCACGTCGGTGGAGGGCTACCAGGACGATCCCATCATGGCCTTGCTGCGCCCGGCCTTTTCCAAGCACCATGGACTGCAGTGCGGCTACTGCACACCCGGCATGCTGACCACCGCCCGCGACATTGTTTTACGCTTCCCCTATGCGGACGAAGCCAAGGTCCGCCTCGAACTCTCCGGCAGTCTCTGCCGCTGTACCGGCTATAAGGGCATCGTGGCAGCTATTCTCGATGTACTTGAACAGTGCCGCTCGGCTCCCGCTGCCATCGCCGAATTACGCGCCGCTGCGGCCAAGGGCCGCCAATGCTGGCCGGCGCAGGCTGCTGCGCCTGCGGCATTTGCCCCCTTCTCGCCCGAAGACGTGGGCGCTGCGTCTCAATCGGCAGACGCTGACAACAATGCCCGCTCGGACGGTGCGGCATTCAGTGCGCTGGGCGCCAAAGTTGAGGGCGACACGGTGATCGAAGGCGGCTTTACGGTGAACTATCCAGCCGATCAAGTGTGGAAATTCATGGCTGATCTGCCTGCGGTCGCGAGCTGCCTGCCTGGCGCACAACTCACCGATCATGAAAAACAGGCCAACGGCGGCGAACGTGTCAAAGGGCATGTCGGCATCAAGTTCGGACCCATGTCGGCCGCCTTCAATGGCTCGGCCAAGCTGCAACGTGATGAAGCCAACCGCGCTGCCGTGCTCAAGGGTGCGGGAACCGACTCGCTCAGCCAATCGCGCGCCACGGGCAATATCGCCTTCATCGTACAGGCGCTGGACGAGTCCAAAACCCGCGTGTCGGTCAATTTGGGCTTCAGCCTGCAAGGGCCGCTGGCGCAGTTCTCGCGTTCTGGCTTGGTCAAAGACTTTGTCGGCCGGCTTATCCAGGAATTCGGCAAAAACGTAGGCTTGCGCATGGATCCTAACCGTTCTAGCGATGATCCATTACCCGTGGCCAAACTCAATGCGTTCTCCCTGGCCTGGAGCGTGTTGATCGGCCGGATCAAACGCCTCTTTAGCCGCTCCTGA
- a CDS encoding cytochrome b/b6 domain-containing protein — protein MWTLLLVITQIVISNFMHVPKDTWSAMHGANAFFSWLHIACGLVLLCLTGILAAQCFKSRGFTYYFPYLRGDFAQLSQDLRLLANRQLPGAQARGLAACVQGLGLGAMGLVTLSGAAWLLLWLSGQALAPDLRSLHKTLTGLVEAYLYGHGGMGLLHFYLQRKHHPDR, from the coding sequence ATGTGGACACTGCTGCTTGTGATCACCCAGATTGTGATCAGTAATTTTATGCATGTTCCCAAAGATACGTGGAGCGCGATGCATGGCGCCAACGCGTTTTTTTCCTGGCTGCACATCGCTTGTGGTTTGGTGCTGCTGTGCCTCACCGGGATACTTGCCGCGCAATGCTTCAAATCGCGCGGTTTCACTTATTACTTCCCCTATCTGCGGGGAGACTTCGCCCAGCTTAGCCAAGACCTGCGCCTGTTGGCCAACCGTCAACTCCCCGGCGCCCAAGCCCGGGGATTGGCGGCCTGTGTGCAAGGCCTGGGCCTGGGCGCAATGGGGCTGGTCACGCTATCGGGTGCCGCATGGCTGCTGCTCTGGTTAAGCGGGCAAGCCTTGGCCCCTGATCTACGCTCGCTGCATAAAACGCTGACCGGTCTTGTGGAGGCTTATCTCTACGGCCACGGTGGAATGGGCTTGCTGCATTTCTACTTGCAGCGCAAACATCATCCAGACCGCTGA
- a CDS encoding autotransporter domain-containing protein yields the protein MAITNSTLTGAAAGAGGSVSPHGGGGAAGHGGGSVFGGISTGGAAGYSKSSSSSPSSSSSSSSSANGGNGGNVSANTIAITNSTLTGAAAGAGGSVFLFGPSASAYVYGGGGAAGHGGGSVFGGISTGGAAGYSEAASSFAAAASSSANGGDGGAVSANTIAITNSTLTGAAAGAGGSVTSSAYAYGGGGAAGHGGGSVFGGISTGGAAGNSSSSSSSSLSSSSANGGNGGNVSANTIAITNSTLTGAAAGAGGSITSSSSSGYGGGGAAGYADSFGSATSSSANGGHGGDVTDNKITISGVSKISGDIYGGISQGGAKGKVRSSTTITDGIDGQGGLVQNNTITLIGKDITIGGSIYGGRSINGAGVDDHTRAFTGNTLNLEGYKGSVQGIYNIEKFNWVLPKDVVNGVIMVNIAGNTPVQLDNTKHTAAMYNDGNRLNTGDKITLIDKVQGTPSFASNQTVKQGHFILYDANLAVEANKLVLTIAQDGKGDGTGTAGRINPTAKAFLEGRASSAALANQGADMVSDNAMAAARVSAGGGNAGMFMGSAGGSNRYKTGSHIDVRDINLALGVSKGLSWKGSSAVTLGAFVEYGQGNYDTYNDFGALGEVRGHGHSNFYGIGVLMHIAGLGLQHATDAKLGTQTGPYLQSALRAGRIKNTFNSADLDDGTGVQGSYTSRTSYFSAMAGAGYVVYLNEQSSVDLYSRYTWGKLGANSVMVGNSALEFGASQSSRLRLGARYSHISSGTFTPYVGLAAEREFKGDSSGSSSGLDIAQPSLKGNTGIVEVGASMKPWASKQALSLDMGLQGYVGKREGASGSVKIKYAF from the coding sequence ATGGCGATCACCAACTCCACATTGACAGGCGCTGCTGCAGGCGCAGGGGGTAGCGTTTCTCCTCACGGGGGAGGAGGCGCGGCAGGCCACGGCGGCGGATCGGTCTTTGGCGGTATCTCCACCGGCGGCGCGGCGGGTTACTCCAAATCCTCCTCATCCTCCCCATCTTCCTCATCCTCCTCATCATCATCCGCGAACGGCGGCAATGGGGGGAATGTCAGCGCAAACACGATAGCGATCACCAACTCCACATTGACAGGCGCTGCTGCAGGCGCAGGGGGTAGCGTCTTTTTATTCGGTCCTTCTGCTTCTGCTTATGTTTATGGAGGCGGCGGCGCGGCAGGCCACGGCGGCGGATCGGTCTTTGGCGGTATCTCCACCGGCGGCGCGGCGGGTTACTCCGAAGCGGCCTCCTCCTTCGCCGCCGCCGCCTCCTCCTCCGCGAACGGAGGCGATGGGGGAGCTGTCAGCGCAAACACAATAGCGATTACCAACTCCACATTGACAGGCGCTGCTGCAGGCGCAGGAGGTAGCGTCACTTCTTCTGCTTATGCTTATGGAGGCGGCGGCGCGGCAGGCCATGGCGGGGGATCGGTATTTGGCGGTATCTCCACCGGCGGCGCGGCGGGTAACTCCTCCTCCTCATCCTCCTCCTCATTATCATCGTCATCCGCGAACGGCGGCAATGGGGGGAATGTCAGCGCAAACACGATAGCGATCACCAACTCCACATTGACAGGCGCTGCTGCAGGCGCAGGAGGGAGTATCACCTCTTCGTCTTCCTCTGGTTATGGGGGCGGCGGCGCGGCTGGATACGCCGACTCCTTCGGCTCCGCCACCTCCTCCTCCGCGAACGGCGGCCATGGTGGGGATGTCACAGACAACAAGATCACTATTTCTGGGGTGAGCAAGATATCTGGTGACATCTATGGCGGCATCAGCCAGGGTGGTGCTAAAGGGAAGGTTCGCAGTTCAACAACCATCACGGATGGGATCGATGGGCAGGGCGGCTTGGTGCAAAACAACACCATCACCCTCATCGGCAAAGACATCACCATTGGTGGCTCAATTTATGGCGGGCGCAGTATCAATGGCGCGGGAGTTGATGACCACACGAGGGCGTTCACAGGCAACACACTGAACCTGGAGGGCTACAAAGGCTCCGTGCAAGGCATCTACAACATCGAGAAGTTCAACTGGGTGCTGCCCAAGGATGTGGTCAACGGAGTCATCATGGTCAATATCGCTGGCAATACGCCGGTGCAGTTGGACAACACCAAGCACACTGCAGCGATGTACAACGATGGAAACCGCTTGAACACGGGCGACAAGATTACGTTGATCGACAAGGTGCAAGGCACACCAAGCTTTGCATCGAATCAGACCGTCAAGCAAGGGCACTTCATCTTGTATGACGCCAATTTGGCAGTGGAAGCAAACAAGCTTGTCCTCACCATTGCTCAAGATGGTAAAGGTGATGGCACGGGTACAGCAGGACGCATTAACCCAACAGCCAAAGCATTTTTGGAAGGCCGTGCATCCAGCGCAGCTTTAGCCAACCAAGGCGCTGACATGGTCAGCGACAACGCCATGGCCGCAGCTCGCGTGAGCGCAGGTGGTGGCAATGCCGGTATGTTCATGGGCAGTGCTGGTGGGTCGAACCGCTATAAGACGGGCTCACACATTGATGTGCGGGATATCAACTTGGCCTTGGGCGTCTCTAAGGGACTGTCCTGGAAAGGGTCCAGTGCTGTGACGCTGGGTGCTTTTGTGGAATATGGCCAAGGCAACTACGACACCTATAACGACTTCGGGGCGTTGGGTGAGGTGCGTGGCCATGGTCACTCGAACTTCTACGGTATTGGCGTTCTGATGCACATTGCTGGGCTTGGCTTGCAGCATGCAACAGATGCCAAGCTGGGTACACAAACTGGCCCTTACCTGCAAAGTGCCTTGCGAGCGGGCCGTATCAAGAACACGTTTAACAGTGCGGACCTTGACGATGGCACAGGCGTGCAAGGCAGCTACACCTCACGCACCAGCTACTTCAGTGCCATGGCGGGAGCAGGCTATGTGGTCTATCTCAATGAGCAAAGTTCGGTAGATCTGTACAGCCGCTACACCTGGGGCAAGCTGGGCGCGAACTCGGTCATGGTGGGCAACAGCGCTTTGGAGTTTGGAGCTTCGCAAAGCTCACGCTTGCGGTTGGGTGCCCGCTACAGCCACATATCGAGCGGCACCTTCACCCCCTATGTGGGCTTGGCAGCGGAGCGGGAGTTCAAGGGTGACTCCTCTGGATCTTCCTCCGGTCTGGATATTGCGCAGCCCTCACTGAAGGGAAACACTGGCATTGTGGAAGTGGGCGCTTCGATGAAGCCGTGGGCTTCTAAGCAGGCGCTGAGCTTGGATATGGGCCTGCAAGGCTACGTTGGCAAGCGCGAGGGCGCATCGGGCTCTGTCAAGATCAAGTATGCGTTTTAA
- the guaA gene encoding glutamine-hydrolyzing GMP synthase encodes MHQRILILDYGSQVTQLIARRVREAGVYSEIHPGDVDDAFIREQAAQGLKGVILSGSHASAYEEGSMRVPAAVFELGLPVLGICYGMQAMALQLGGKVSFSDHREFGYAEIVAQGGTKLLSGLADFQNDAGQDVLKVWMSHGDKVTELPPGFSLMASTPSCPIAAMADESRGYYAVQFHPEVTHTVQGKALFSRFVREICGCEGDWNMPDYISEAVARIREQVGNDEVILGLSGGVDSSVAAALIHRAIGDQLTCVFVDHGLLRLNEGLQVMQTFSENMGVKIIHVDATEQFMGKLAGVADPEAKRKIIGREFVEVFQTEAGKLQGAKWLAQGTIYPDVIESAGAKTGKAAAIKSHHNVGGLPETLNLQLLEPLRELFKDEVRELGVALGLPPQMVYRHPFPGPGLGVRILGEVKHEYAELLRRADAIFIEELRNTKDPASDLSWYDLTSQAFAVFLPVKSVGVMGDGRTYEYVVALRAVQTFDFMTADWAPLPHPLLAKVSSRIINEVRGINRVVYDVSSKPPATIEWE; translated from the coding sequence ATGCACCAGCGCATCCTCATTCTCGACTACGGTTCGCAAGTCACCCAGCTCATCGCCCGCCGCGTCCGCGAAGCTGGCGTCTACTCTGAAATCCACCCCGGCGACGTCGACGACGCTTTCATCCGCGAGCAAGCCGCTCAGGGCCTCAAAGGCGTCATCCTTTCCGGCAGCCACGCCTCGGCCTACGAAGAAGGCTCCATGCGCGTGCCCGCCGCCGTCTTCGAACTCGGCCTGCCCGTGCTTGGCATCTGCTACGGCATGCAAGCCATGGCCCTGCAACTGGGCGGCAAAGTCAGCTTCAGCGATCACCGCGAATTCGGCTACGCCGAAATCGTCGCTCAAGGCGGCACCAAGCTGCTCTCCGGCCTGGCCGACTTCCAGAACGACGCCGGCCAGGATGTCCTCAAAGTCTGGATGAGCCACGGCGACAAAGTCACCGAACTGCCGCCCGGCTTCAGCCTCATGGCTTCCACGCCGTCCTGCCCCATCGCCGCGATGGCCGACGAAAGCCGTGGCTATTACGCCGTGCAATTCCACCCCGAAGTCACCCACACCGTGCAAGGCAAAGCCTTGTTCTCGCGCTTCGTGCGCGAGATCTGCGGTTGCGAAGGCGACTGGAACATGCCCGACTACATCTCCGAAGCCGTCGCCCGCATCCGCGAGCAGGTCGGCAACGATGAGGTCATCCTCGGCCTGTCCGGCGGCGTGGACTCCTCCGTGGCCGCAGCGCTTATCCATCGCGCCATCGGCGACCAGCTCACCTGCGTCTTCGTCGACCATGGCCTGCTGCGCCTGAACGAAGGCCTGCAAGTCATGCAGACCTTCTCGGAAAACATGGGCGTGAAAATCATTCACGTCGATGCCACCGAGCAATTCATGGGCAAACTGGCCGGCGTCGCCGACCCCGAAGCCAAGCGCAAAATCATCGGCCGCGAATTCGTCGAAGTCTTCCAGACCGAAGCAGGCAAGCTCCAGGGCGCCAAATGGCTCGCCCAGGGCACCATCTACCCCGACGTCATCGAATCCGCCGGCGCCAAAACCGGCAAGGCCGCCGCGATCAAATCGCACCACAACGTCGGCGGTCTGCCTGAAACCCTCAACCTGCAACTGCTCGAGCCGCTGCGCGAACTCTTCAAAGACGAAGTGCGCGAACTCGGCGTCGCCCTCGGCCTGCCGCCCCAGATGGTTTACCGCCATCCCTTCCCCGGCCCCGGCCTGGGTGTGCGCATCCTCGGCGAAGTCAAACACGAATACGCCGAACTCCTGCGCCGCGCCGACGCCATCTTCATCGAAGAACTGCGCAACACCAAAGACCCCGCCAGCGACCTCAGTTGGTACGACCTGACCTCCCAGGCCTTCGCCGTCTTCCTGCCGGTCAAGTCCGTGGGCGTCATGGGCGATGGCCGCACCTACGAATACGTCGTCGCCCTGCGCGCCGTGCAAACCTTCGACTTCATGACCGCCGACTGGGCCCCGCTGCCGCACCCCCTGCTGGCCAAGGTGTCCTCACGCATCATCAACGAAGTCCGCGGCATCAACCGGGTCGTCTACGACGTCTCCAGCAAACCGCCAGCGACTATCGAGTGGGAGTGA
- the guaB gene encoding IMP dehydrogenase, which yields MRLVQKALTFDDVLLVPAYSDVLPRDTSLTTRLTRNITLNIPLVSAAMDTVTESRLAIAMAQEGGIGIIHKNLSADQQAREVARVKRHEFGIVIDPVTVTPDMKVRDAIALQRQHGISGLPVVEGGKVVGIVTNRDLRFEDRLDQPLRNVMTPRERLVTMTEGATLDEAQTLMHKHRLERVLIVNDAFELRGLATVKDIVKNTEHPYACKDALGQLRVGAAVGVGAGTEERIEKLVAAGVDVIIVDTAHGHSAGVIERVRWVKQNYPKVDVIGGNIATAAAARALVEAGADGVKVGIGPGSICTTRIVAGVGVPQVTAISDVAQALEGTGVPLIADGGIRYSGDVAKALAAGASTCMMGGMFAGTEEAPGEVVLFQGRSYKSYRGMGSLGAMADGSADRYFQDPANNADKLVPEGIEGRVPYKGSVLAIIYQLVGGIRASMGYCGCATIDDMRTKTQFVEITSAGVRESHVHDVQITKEAPNYRAD from the coding sequence ATGCGTCTCGTCCAAAAAGCGCTCACCTTCGACGACGTGTTGTTGGTGCCTGCGTATTCTGATGTGTTGCCGCGCGACACCTCGCTTACCACCCGCCTGACCCGAAACATCACCCTCAATATTCCCCTCGTGTCCGCCGCCATGGACACCGTGACCGAGTCGCGCCTGGCCATCGCCATGGCGCAAGAGGGCGGGATCGGCATCATCCATAAAAACCTCAGCGCGGACCAGCAGGCCCGCGAAGTGGCCCGTGTCAAGCGTCACGAGTTCGGCATCGTGATCGATCCGGTCACCGTCACGCCCGACATGAAAGTCCGTGACGCCATCGCGCTGCAACGCCAGCACGGCATCTCCGGTCTGCCCGTCGTTGAGGGCGGCAAAGTGGTCGGCATCGTCACCAACCGTGACCTGCGTTTTGAAGACCGTCTGGATCAGCCGCTGCGCAACGTCATGACGCCGCGCGAGCGCCTGGTCACCATGACCGAAGGCGCCACCCTCGACGAAGCCCAGACCCTGATGCACAAGCATCGTCTGGAGCGCGTGCTCATCGTCAATGATGCGTTCGAGCTGCGCGGCCTGGCTACGGTCAAAGACATCGTTAAAAACACCGAACACCCCTATGCCTGCAAAGACGCCCTGGGCCAGCTGCGTGTCGGCGCGGCGGTCGGCGTGGGGGCGGGCACCGAAGAGCGCATCGAGAAACTCGTGGCCGCCGGTGTTGACGTCATCATCGTCGACACCGCGCACGGCCATTCGGCTGGCGTGATCGAGCGCGTGCGCTGGGTCAAGCAAAACTACCCCAAGGTTGACGTCATCGGCGGCAATATCGCCACCGCCGCCGCCGCGCGCGCGCTGGTCGAGGCCGGCGCCGACGGGGTCAAGGTCGGCATCGGGCCGGGCTCCATCTGCACCACGCGCATTGTCGCGGGTGTGGGCGTGCCCCAGGTCACCGCCATCTCCGACGTGGCTCAGGCTCTTGAAGGCACGGGCGTGCCCCTCATCGCCGACGGCGGCATCCGCTACTCGGGCGACGTCGCCAAGGCGCTGGCCGCCGGCGCCTCCACCTGCATGATGGGCGGCATGTTCGCCGGCACCGAAGAAGCTCCGGGCGAAGTCGTGCTCTTCCAGGGGCGTTCTTATAAGTCCTACCGTGGCATGGGCAGCCTGGGCGCGATGGCCGACGGCTCCGCCGACCGCTATTTCCAGGACCCGGCCAACAACGCCGACAAGCTCGTTCCCGAAGGCATCGAAGGCCGCGTCCCCTACAAGGGCAGCGTCCTCGCCATCATCTACCAACTGGTAGGCGGCATCCGCGCCTCGATGGGCTATTGCGGCTGCGCTACTATTGATGACATGCGCACCAAAACGCAGTTCGTCGAGATCACCTCGGCGGGGGTGCGCGAATCGCATGTCCATGACGTCCAGATCACCAAGGAAGCGCCCAACTACCGCGCCGACTGA
- a CDS encoding DUF2239 family protein, whose translation MSQLFTAFDGMRRVAQGSLAEVALALHDRPAGQVLVFDDASGRQTDLDPRLLSGDARAAREPSPTQDSPEISRGRGRPRLGVVAREVTLLPRHWDWLAQQPGGASVTLRKLVEDARKATQSANDRRARQDAAYHFLQSIAGNLPQYEEALRALYADDRNALSACMQDWPQDVAAYALTLFEGR comes from the coding sequence ATGAGCCAGCTCTTCACCGCTTTCGATGGCATGCGGCGCGTTGCCCAGGGTTCGCTGGCAGAAGTGGCGCTGGCCTTGCACGACCGGCCTGCCGGCCAGGTCCTGGTGTTTGATGATGCCAGCGGCCGCCAGACGGATCTGGACCCGCGCTTGCTGTCCGGCGACGCAAGGGCGGCGCGCGAGCCCTCCCCTACGCAGGATAGCCCCGAGATCAGTCGGGGCCGTGGCCGCCCTCGCCTGGGCGTGGTGGCACGCGAGGTGACCCTGCTGCCACGCCATTGGGATTGGCTGGCGCAGCAGCCGGGCGGCGCGTCGGTGACGCTGCGCAAGCTGGTGGAAGATGCCCGCAAGGCCACGCAAAGCGCCAACGACCGTCGGGCGCGCCAGGATGCGGCTTATCATTTTCTACAGTCCATCGCGGGCAATCTGCCTCAGTATGAAGAGGCCTTGCGTGCGCTGTATGCCGATGACCGCAACGCGCTGAGCGCCTGCATGCAAGATTGGCCCCAGGACGTCGCCGCCTACGCGCTGACGCTGTTCGAAGGCCGCTGA